In the Heterodontus francisci isolate sHetFra1 chromosome 8, sHetFra1.hap1, whole genome shotgun sequence genome, one interval contains:
- the LOC137373240 gene encoding putative per-hexamer repeat protein 5, producing MGTGWAAVEAVGTDMAALGAVGTGWAAVGAVGMGWAAAGAVGAGWAAPGAVGAGWAAPGAVGTGWAAPGAVGTGWAAVGAVGTCWAALGTVGTGLAALGAVGTGWAAVGAVDTGWAAVGAVGTGWDALGAVGTGWDALGAVSTGWAAVGAVGTGWDALGAVGTGWDALGAVGTGWAAVGAVGTGWAALGAVGTGWDALGAVGTGWAAVGAVGTGVAAVDTGWAALGAVGTGWAVLGAVGTGWATVGAVGTGWATPGAVGTGWAAVGAVGTGWDALGAVGTGWAGLGAVGTGVAAVDTGWAALGAVGTGWAVLGAVGTGWATVGAVGTGWATPGAVGTGWAAVGAVGTGWDALGAVGTGWAGLGAVGTGWAAVGAVGTSWAAVGAVDTGWAAPGAVATGWAEPGAVGSGWAEPGAVDTGWLNQEQWALAGLQWEQWALAGLQWEQWELAGPHWEQWALAGQQWEQWALAGQQWALAGQQ from the coding sequence ATGGGCACTGGCTGGGCTGCAGTGGAAGCAGTGGGAACTGACATGGCTGCACTAGGAGCAGTGGGCACTGGCTGGGCAGCAGTAGGAGCAGTGGGCATGGGCTGGGCTGCAGCAGGAGCAGTGGGCGCTGGCTGGGCTGCACCAGGAGCAGTGGGCGCTGGCTGGGCTGCACCAGGAGCAGTGGGCACTGGCTGGGCTGCACCAGGAGCAGTGGGCACTGGCTGGGCAGCAGTAGGAGCAGTGGGCACTTGCTGGGCTGCATTGGGAACAGTGGGCACTGGCTTGGCTGCACTAGGAGCAGTGGGCACTGGCTGGGCAGCGGTAGGAGCAGTGGACACTGGCTGGGCTGCAGTGGGAGCAGTGGGCACTGGCTGGGATGCACTGGGAGCAGTGGGCACTGGCTGGGATGCACTGGGAGCAGTGAGCACTGGCTGGGCTGCAGTGGGAGCAGTGGGCACTGGCTGGGATGCACTGGGAGCAGTGGGCACTGGCTGGGATGCACTGGGAGCAGTGGGCACTGGCTGGGCTGCAGTGGGAGCAGTGGGCACTGGCTGGGCTGCATTGGGAGCAGTGGGCACTGGTTGGGATGCACTGGGAGCAGTGGGCACTGGCTGGGCTGCAGTGGGAGCAGTGGGCACTGGCGTGGCAGCAGTGGACACTGGCTGGGCTGCACTGGGAGCAGTGGGCACTGGCTGGGCTGTATTGGGAGCAGTGGGCACTGGCTGGGCTACAGTGGGAGCAGTGGGCACTGGCTGGGCTACACCAGGAGCAGTGGGCACTGGCTGGGCTGCAGTGGGAGCAGTGGGCACTGGCTGGGATGCACTGGGTGCAGTGGGCACTGGCTGGGCTGGATTGGGAGCAGTGGGCACTGGCGTGGCAGCAGTGGACACTGGCTGGGCTGCACTGGGAGCAGTGGGCACTGGCTGGGCTGTATTGGGAGCAGTGGGCACTGGCTGGGCTACAGTGGGAGCAGTGGGCACTGGCTGGGCTACACCAGGAGCAGTGGGCACTGGCTGGGCTGCAGTGGGAGCAGTGGGCACTGGCTGGGATGCACTGGGTGCAGTGGGCACTGGCTGGGCTGGATTGGGAGCAGTGGGCACTGGCTGGGCTGCAGTGGGAGCAGTGGGCACTAGCTGGGCTGCAGTAGGAGCAGTGGACACTGGCTGGGctgcaccaggagcagtggccactggctGGGCTGAACCAGGAGCAGTGGGAAGTGGCTGGGCTGAACCAGGAGCAGTAGACACTGGCTGGCTGAACCAGGAGCAGTGGGCACTGGCTGGGCTGCAGTGGGAGCAGTGGGCACTGGCTGGGCTGCAATGGGAACAGTGGGAACTGGCTGGGCCGCATTGGGAGCAGTGGGCACTGGCTGGGCAGCAGTGGGAGCAGTGGGCACTGGCTGGGCAGCAGTGGGCACTGGCTGGGCAGCAGTAG